From the Gemmatimonadaceae bacterium genome, the window TTCGCTTCACCGTGTCGCGCGGCAGCGATCGCTTTGCCGTCCGTGAGCGCGTGGACGCCGCCCCGCCGGCGGTTCGTTAGGCGGTCCCGGTGTCACCCACCCTGGCCCTCGGCGTCCTGACCGCCTCCCTGCTGGGAAGCGTGCACTGCGCCGGGATGTGCGGAAGCTTTGTCTGCTTCTACGCGGCGGGCAGCGCCGGCGGCGCGCCGCGCGCCACCATGGCGCCGCGCGCCACCATGGCGTCGCACGCGGCGTACAATGCGGGGCGCCTGGTCTCGTACCTGGCGCTGGGGCTCGTGGCCGGCTTCCTCGGGCGCGGGCTGGACCACGTCGGCTCGCTGATGGGGCTGTCGCGCGGGGCGGCGGTGGTTGCCGGCTCGCTGATGATTGGCTGGGGGCTGTCCACGCTCCTCGCCGCGCGCGGCGTGCGGCTCCCGCGCCTGGAGGGACTCCCGATCGGGCGCAACCCGTTAGGCGGACTGCTGGCACGCGTGCGCGGGCGCT encodes:
- a CDS encoding sulfite exporter TauE/SafE family protein, with translation MSPTLALGVLTASLLGSVHCAGMCGSFVCFYAAGSAGGAPRATMAPRATMASHAAYNAGRLVSYLALGLVAGFLGRGLDHVGSLMGLSRGAAVVAGSLMIGWGLSTLLAARGVRLPRLEGLPIGRNPLGGLLARVRGRSAAARALATGLLTTLLPCGWLYAFVFTAAGTGSVPAALGTMVIFWAGTLPVMLGVGLGAQRLTGAFRARLPLVTAAAVVVMGILSIAGKMRIAPAVLDARARQVHAAGAPANGAPTVPHGHQH